TTGTTAATAAAATCCAAAAATACATCTGCTCAGGTGTTCTCCAAAGCATCCAAAAAGCTCCTACAGTTAAATAAACAACTATTCCTCCTATCGACCCTAGCAAATATCTTTTATCTTTCAATCTCTTTATATTTTTAATCATCAAATACCCTGGGATTAAAAACCAAAGAATCAATAGTGAAACTATATATATACCCATATCTACAGCAGCATTTATATACATACTATGAGCATCATTAAAACCTTTTGTTAGAAGTGTATTTTTATAACGTTTTTCAGCAGTGCTACTTTCAGGAAGCTCTTCTGCAAACTTTCTAAAAAGATTTTCTCTATCATACTTAGTTCCTGCTCCAAATAAAGGATTCTCCTTTACTCTTTTTAATCCTATCTTCCACATCTCTAATCTCAATCCATTCGAAGAGTTTTTTACTGTTTTCTCTGTATTAAATGCCGTTTTAAATCTAACTAATTTTTTAGGTGGAATAGTTTTCAGACCACCAACCGATAGTACAGCTATGGCTACTCCTAAAAGTAGTAGCTTCTTTATATTGAAGTTAGAGTATAACTCCAATATAACTATTATCCCTGTTCCTAGTAGTGCTCCTACCAAAGGTGCTCGACCCTGAGTTGCTACAGTTATCCAAATTCCAGATATATATACTGCTATGTAAACCATCTTTTTTATTATGCTCCTCTCTGAAATAAACAACCCAAATGAGAAAACAGCTACCATAGCTCCCATAGTTCCTGTTGGATTTACACCCTCAAATCCACTAGCTCTTCGCCAAAGATTTTTTTTATATTCTAAAACAACTTTCCCTAAAAGTATAGAATAACTTCCCAATCCACAGATTAAGAATCTATCGAAAAGTTCTTTCTTTTTTTGAAATAGTGGATATAGTAAAAACAGAAACGGTATATATCTAGCCATCTTTAAAAAGTTTCTAACCGGTTTATAGCTCATCCCTCCTATAAAGTTCCAAACTATACCTATTAATACATATCCTATTATAAACTTTTTAATATTTTCATTTCCACACTCTAAAGATTCTTTATAAAATATTTTTCTTCCTATCAAAACCAATATTGTTACTGATGCCAATATTTTGGAGATATCATAGCTTATAAATAGAGATAATCCTATTAAATAGAGCAATCCCTCCTCTATTTTATTGTAATGCTCTCTACTAATCCTCATCTCTCCTCCTCTAAAATTCCATTAAATAGATTTTCTAATCTCTCTCCTACATTTTCGAAATTAAACTCTTCACATCTACTTACTGCTTTTTTCTCTAATTTTTCTATCAATTTTTTCTCATTCTCCAGCTTTAAAAAGATATTTTCCAAAGCTTTAAAATCTCCAACTTCAAAAAGAATTCCCGATTTTCCAAATTCCAATATCTCTTTTGGACCAACACTACAGTTTGATGAAACGACAACCTTACCCAATCCCATAGCTTCAGCTAATACCAATCCAAATCCCTCATATTTTGAACTATGTACAAAATACTCTGATCTCTTCATCCATATATATGGATTCTTTTTTCTTCCTAAAAATACCACTCTATCCTCTAATTTTAAATCTGATACAGTATTTTCTATCTCCTCTCTATTTGGACCATCACCCAATATATATAGTTTTTTATTAAATCCTTTTTCTATAGCACCCTTCAAAGCTTTAAGAAGTGTATTATAATCTTTTTGAACTGTATCTAATCTTGAAACAGCTAAGATATATGGCTCTTTTATTAACTCTCTCTCATTATCTGACAACTCCCTCTCATCATCTGAAAGATTTTTTATCTTTTCATAATTTAAAGGATTGTATACTCTTCTAACCTTTCCTTTTAAAAAAGGATACAGCTTTTCAGTTTCATCTTTCATCTCATCACAAATGTTTATGATGCAATCATATTTTTTCATTCTCTTTCCAAAACGTTTTATCTTACTCTCTTTTTTTAAAAGATTTTGGATAGAGTTATGAATCCACAACACACTATTTTTCAAATTCAATTTATCTATATATCTTGTTGCCCCCCAATCGTAATCTATAAATAAATCTATATCACCATGTCTTTTTTTTATTTCATCTAAAATCTCTATTGTTCTTTTCAATACAAATCTATGCTCTAAATACATGTGATAGTTATACATAACTCTTGAGAATAAGCAACGCTTTCTTCTTATTCTATAACTATGAGTTTTATCTATCATAATTTTAGGTTTTATGAAATATAGCTCTATATCCTTAGGAACATCCTCTTGAAATATATTCTCCTCTTCACAGTCATCCTCTATTATTAGAAATACTTTATATTTTTTTCTATTAATTAGATTCAAGGTATCTATAAGTACTCTTTCAAGTCCTCCCATTCGGAGGCTACCGCTTCTTATTACTATATTTTTCACAAATAATCCCCCTTGCTAACTTTTTAAACAAATCCATTAATTTTTTTTATTAAATTAGTCATATTAAATTCTGAACTTTTTTCTATTGTTTCGCTATATTTTTCTTCAAACTCAATTTTATTGTTTACACAATCTTGAATAGCTTTTTTAAAACTCTCTTTATCTCCAGGAATAATCTCACCAATCTTAGCGTTTTCTGTTACATCTCGAGCTCCACCAACATCTGTACTAACTATATAGTTACCAAATGCTAAAGCCTCTAAAAATACAAGTGCAAATCCTTCCCATCTAGAGCTTAATAAAAACACCTTAGCTTTATTGTAGTATGAATAAAGTTCATTCTTGTCTTTAATTACTCCTTTAAATACAACACTCTCTTTTTTCTCTGGATACTGCTCATAAAATTTTTCTATTTTAGGTTCTAACTCTTTCTCTATCCCACCTATAAAGATCATTTTCCAATCTTTTAAATCAATCTCTGCCAAGCTCTCTAAAAGTAGTTCTGTATTCTTTTGATATGTTCCCAATCTTCCAACAGTTATCATCAGATTCTCTTTATTTTTAAACTCTCTATCTTTAAACAATGAGTCTATATACTTACTATCATATCCATTCGGAATATGTAAAACCTTTCCTTTTGTTGAAATACCTGCGTATGAATTTTTCATCTCTTCGTAAGCTTCCTCTGTTTCATAGCTTATTAAATCTGCCATTTCAACTAATCTCTTTCTTTTAGAATACTCTTTAATCTCTCTATTTTTTCTTAAATATTCTCTAAGTGTCCTAGGTGACATCTCAGTTCTTTCTATCTCTTTTCTATATTGTTCTAAATTAAAATCAGCTTTAATATAGATTTTCCCAATTGGATTAAATTTTTTATAAAAATACGCTCTCCAATAACTACACTTTGTTATATGAAATAGCATTAGAATATCTATATTCTTTGCATTTTTAGATATATAGTAGTATAAAGGTATTCTTTTCAAATGAATTATGAAAGGTAAAAAGTTCTTAACTTTTTTAAACCATCTAGAAACTTTTACAATCTTCACTCCTCTAACTTCATCTGGAAGATCATCTTTCAAGTTTGAAGTAACTATTTTACTTTCATATCCTAAAACTTCATGGGCATATATAGGAAACATCCCATTATCTTTTCCAATCCAAGTATATTCAAACTCTTCACATATGTGAACGAAAGTTTTTTTTCGATTACTCATACCTTCCATCCTTTATTTCTTAATTTTATTTTAAACTCTCTAATTTTTTTAACAAAAGATAATTTTTTAAAGTTTTTTATAAAATAACCTAAAACATATCCAAGATCTCTTTTCACTCTATATTTTTTTTCAACTTCATATCCTAAACTAATTGTTAAAAGGTCATTTTTCATTGTAAGAATATCATAACCTCTTTTAAAGTGCCAAAACTTCTCTTTTTTAGCTTGAGAGTCGATTATTTTTATACCCTCTTTTGTTTTTATAAAGTTAGATGTATTCAGATCTCCATGATAAATACCCTTCTCATGAATTTTCTGAACCATACCCATAATTACATCTATATCCTCTACTGTTTCTATTTTTTTCCCATCAATATAATCCATAAGAATAAAGCTCTCTTTTAAAAACACTCCTCTTTTTACCATCACAGCTAATGGCTCAATAAAAAAATCTATCCCTAATTTTTGTGCTGCATCTATATTTATAAAACTTGTAAGCCCCTCTCCTTTTTTAAAGGCTGTTTGTAGCCTTCTTTGTGGTATAACCGTCTCAGCTTTTGGAGATTTCAAAACATAAAATCTACTGTCAATCTCTATTTTGGCTACATAGTTTCTCTCTGTGTTTTTATACTCTTCAATCACTTCATACTCTTTGTTCAAAACCTTTTCCGCTAAAAGTTTAAACCTTTCATCTTTATAATAGATTTCAAACTCTTTACACTCACTATTCCTTATCATAATCTATTCATTTCTCCAATAAACGCTCTCGTTTTTTCTACAATCTCATCAACTGAAAATCCCTCTATTGTATATCCCTCTTTTGTTCCTCGTACAACCTCATATCTAGAACTTCTCGGCGCAAAAAGTTTATAGCTATTCTCGCTAAAAGGATATACTCCAACTAATGGCTTATCATATACCGATGCTATATGCACAACTCCAGTATCTACACTTAAAACTAAATCACAATACTTTATTATCCCTGCAAACTCTCCTATGGTATCTGTTTTCATCAAAAGTTGAATATTTTCAATATCTAATTCCTCTACTACGATCTTTAACTTTTCATACTCATTCGGCATCGAAGCAAGATACAACTTCACCTTAAAATCTATTTTTGATAGTTTTATTAAAATCTCTTTTAATTCAGCGTAGTTAAAGCTTCTTTTCTCTGTACTTGCTCTGTGATTTATCACTATATTGATTCTATTCTTATCAAAATACTCTTTAAACTTCTCCTCATTTTGACCTAAATACAATTTATATTTTGTGCTTTCTCCTTTTAATCCTAAAGGCTCTAAAAAATCCATATTTATATCTACGGCATGTGCATCGCTATTTACTTCTACATATTTATCAAAAATTGTCAGTTCATCTTTTCTTATTCCAAACTTCTCTAATCTGTGTATCCCTATAAGATATTTAGGGGATAGTATTTTTAAAGATAAAATATGAAAAAATCTAGAGTTATTTGTAAAATCAAAATAAAGATCATATTTACCTCTATTTTTTAAAGAGAATTTTAAACTATCTAAAATACGTTTGAATCTACTTTTCTTTAAATAACTATTTTTTACTAAAACTTCATTTATATATGGAATATTTTGAACTAAATACTCTCCACCTTTTATTACCTCTATATCTATCTTTAAATTTTTATTCAATTTCGATAAAGCTTCTAGCATAGGAGTCTTTACTATTATATCCCCCATTCGGCCACCAACTATATATACTGTTTGTATTGTTTCTGGTTTAAACTCTTCTTGATTTTTATTTCCTATTAATCTTATGAAAAATCCTCTCATCTCCGCCTCTTTCTTCTAACAACTAATCAAACAAATTTAAAAGAGTTTCTCTTATATCTTCATAACTGAATTCAGCTATCTTCAGATCCATCTCTTTTCTAATACTTTGTTGTAACTCTTCATTATTTAATATCTCTATCACTTTATCTTCAAAAGCTTTTTTATCATTTAACCTGATCAACCCTCCAGCTTTCCCATCAGCTAAAATCTCTCTAGGTCCAGTCGGACAATCATAAGCTAAAACTATCGTATCACATAACATAGCTTCTATAAAAACAGTTGGCAATCCCTCACCCATAGATGTGTGTAGAAATAGCTCTGCATTTTTCATAAATGGAAGTGGATTTTTCTTTTGTCCTAAAAGTAATACATCCTCTTGAAGATTTAACTCTTCAACTCTTTTTTCTACATTAACTCTATCCTCTCCATCTCCTATTATATAAAGCTTCTGTTTTATCCCTCTTTTTTTCAACTCAGAATAGATTTCAACTAATCCAACTCTATTTTTACCTGCAACTAATCTTGAAATTCCTACAAAATATCTATCATCTAATAGTTTTCTATCATCTTCACTTAACTCTGATAGATCTTTTGATTTTTTTCTTATAGTATCAAAATCCATAGGATTATATATTCTTACAACTTTCTCTGTATATTCAGGCATAAGCTCAATCAACTCATCTTTCATATCATCACAGATAACAACAATCTTTTTATAGTATTCACATTTCTCTCTAAAAAGTTTAACTCTTTTCTTTTTTCTACCTTTTAATGTAAAATGAACCCAAGCTACTACATCTTGTTTTACCTCTTGAACATATTTTGATAAGCTCATATCAAAATCTACAACTGTATGATATTTGTTATTTTTAAAGTGCTCTTTAACCCAATTTTTCATAACTATTCTTTCATAGAACAGTGCCCATTGATATTGTATTCTTGATATAAAACTTTTTTTATATCCTCTTAATCTATCAGTATTTCTACACATCTCTTCAGATTTAATAAAAACTACCTTTATATTATCTGGAACCTCATTTAAAAATATATTTTTCTCAGGAATGTTCTCCTTTATTATCAATGTAATATCTAACTCTGGTTCTTTTGCTAACTTTTCTAAATAGTTTATTAGAACTCTTTCAATTCCTCCCATATATAACTGTCCGTTATATATAGCTATCTTTTTTTTCATAATCCAATCTCCTCAACTTCAAACTTATTGATATCAGCCTCTTCTCCAGTTTTAGCTACATCTTTAGAGAATATCTGTTTTGCTATCTTCGAATTTGGTCCCCAAACCTTTGAGTTGTTATCTTCAGTATCTAATCTATATACCGCTGTCATCGGAATACCTTTAGCAACTGCAATATGAACAATAGATGTATCTGGTGTCACTATATATTTTGCATGAGATATCAACTCTGCTACATCTAAAATCCCCTTTAGCTCTGGATAGAAAACTCTATTCGAATTCAACTTCTCTATTATCCCATCTATCTCAACTTTTTTACTAGGTTCCCCTATAAATAAAAGTACATTTTTCTCATCTTTTAAAACTCTTTTAGAAATCTCTAATATTTTCTCTCTATTGAAACTTCTGTGCTTACTTGCCGCATATGGATTTAGTATTACAATATCTCCATCTATATTTTTTACTATCCCATCTATACGATTTTTTACAACCTCATCACTATATATATCATAAGTCAAATCAGGATTCTCTATCTCTAAAAGTCGTAATATATTTTTATACATATCCGTTATATGTTTATCATAACTTTTTTTATAACTCAGATCAAACAACTTCCAATTCACTTTATCTAAACCTATGTTTATCTTTCCGCCACATAGATTTATCAACTTCATCTGGTTCACACGTAACATCTCAGAGAAATCTATAACAACATCATACCCTTCAGCTCTTACTCTCTTTCCTAAAGAGCTCTCTTTTCCCTTTTCATACTCATATATCTCATCCACATATGGATTGAATTTTATAATATCCTTTGCTGCTCCTCTCCCTACGACACCAATCTTTATGTCAGGATAAACTTTTTTTACCTCTCTAAAAAGCAAAGTATTTATAACCATATCCCCAATTTTTCCATCATAACGTAAAAAAAGAATAGATTTGATTTTTTTCATATCAACTCTATCACCTTGAAGTAACTCTAGACTTTTTTTCTCTTTTCTATCCCATATCATCTTTCCAATTTCTAACCTAATAGGCCTTAGAAAGTCCTGTATTACACGATTAACTTTTCTAATCATAAAATCGTTCCTCACTTTTTTCTCTTAGTTTCAGTCTTTATTTTATATTATTATAACACAGATAGTCAGTTTTTTTGCCTTAAATTTTTCATAGCCTCTTCACTCTTTCCATCTTCCCTATTTCTAGGAAATATGGTATACTTTTTTAATATATTAACTTTCAAATTACAGCTCAAAAGTGAGGAAATTATGATAAAAAAAATCTTTCTACTCTTTCTTCTTTTAACTACTCTCATCTTTAGTAAAACCTACATCCCTAGGAGTATAGAAGAGGAGACATACTTAAACAACCTAAGAACACAAGAGATAACAGTCGGACTTTTAGACAATGAGTTTTATAATATCTCTTCAAAAGAGGCTTTTAACAGTTGAAATAAATTTATAAATTTCAAAAATAAGTTTTGACTTTTATAAATTTTACTATTAAACTAAGTTGAGGTGAAATAAAATGAAGTATTATTCAACTAGAGAAATGGTAAAAATTTTAAATGTAACAGGTCAAACATTAAGAAATTGGGATTCTAACGGGAAGCTAGTTCCACATCATAAAACAGATAGTGGATATAGATATTATTCAGAAGAGCAAGTTAATAAATTTTTGGGCATAAACACTGTTAAGAAAAATAGAAAAATAATTGGATATTGTAGAGTTAGTTCTAATAAGCAAAAAGATGACTTAGAAAGACAAATAGATAATGTGAAGCTATATATGTTAGGAAGAGGCTATCAGTTTGAAATAATTAGCGACATAGGAAGTGGTGTAAACTATAATAAAAAGGGGTTTAATAAACTGGTTAATCTTATAACAGATGGAGAAGTTGAAAAAATAGTTATTCTTTATAAAGATAGATTACTTAGATTTGGGTATGAACTTGTTGAAAACCTTTGTAAAAAATATTCAGTAGAAATAGAAGTAATTGATAACACTGAAAAAATAGAGCAAGAGGAACTTGTAGAAGATTTGGTTCAAATAGTTACTGTTTTTAGCTGTAGGCTTCAAGGTAAGAGAGCCAATAAAGCTAAAAAAATAATAAAGGAGTTGATTTCTGATGATTCTATCGAAGAAGATAAGGTTAAAACCAGATAAAACGCAGGAATCTTTACTTTGGAAATCAACAGGAACAGCAAGATTTATCTACAATTGGACTTTAGCAAGACAGAAAGAAAATTATGAAAATGGTGGAAAGTTTTTAAGCGATAATGAGTTAAGAAAAGAGATAACAATACTAAAAAAAACAGAGCTAAGTTGGTTAAATAATGTTTCAAACAATGTAGCTAAACAAGCAGTAAAAGACGCTTGTAACAGTTATAAAAGTTTTTTTAAAAATCAAACTGGATTTCCTAAATTTAAAAGTAAAAAGAAAGCTAAACCTAGTTTTTATAATGATACTTCTAAACTTAAAGTAAAAGAATTTTCTGTTTTAATAGAAAAAGTTGGATGGGTTAAAACCGCTGAACAAGTTCCAATAGATGTTAAATACACTAATCCTAGAATTAGTTTTGATGGAAAATATTGGTATATCGCTGTAGGAATTGAAAAACAGAATAACAC
The Cetobacterium sp. ZOR0034 DNA segment above includes these coding regions:
- a CDS encoding O-antigen ligase; this translates as MRISREHYNKIEEGLLYLIGLSLFISYDISKILASVTILVLIGRKIFYKESLECGNENIKKFIIGYVLIGIVWNFIGGMSYKPVRNFLKMARYIPFLFLLYPLFQKKKELFDRFLICGLGSYSILLGKVVLEYKKNLWRRASGFEGVNPTGTMGAMVAVFSFGLFISERSIIKKMVYIAVYISGIWITVATQGRAPLVGALLGTGIIVILELYSNFNIKKLLLLGVAIAVLSVGGLKTIPPKKLVRFKTAFNTEKTVKNSSNGLRLEMWKIGLKRVKENPLFGAGTKYDRENLFRKFAEELPESSTAEKRYKNTLLTKGFNDAHSMYINAAVDMGIYIVSLLILWFLIPGYLMIKNIKRLKDKRYLLGSIGGIVVYLTVGAFWMLWRTPEQMYFWILLTTLLTTIKIDKNESSNEKERV
- a CDS encoding glycosyltransferase — its product is MKNIVIRSGSLRMGGLERVLIDTLNLINRKKYKVFLIIEDDCEEENIFQEDVPKDIELYFIKPKIMIDKTHSYRIRRKRCLFSRVMYNYHMYLEHRFVLKRTIEILDEIKKRHGDIDLFIDYDWGATRYIDKLNLKNSVLWIHNSIQNLLKKESKIKRFGKRMKKYDCIINICDEMKDETEKLYPFLKGKVRRVYNPLNYEKIKNLSDDERELSDNERELIKEPYILAVSRLDTVQKDYNTLLKALKGAIEKGFNKKLYILGDGPNREEIENTVSDLKLEDRVVFLGRKKNPYIWMKRSEYFVHSSKYEGFGLVLAEAMGLGKVVVSSNCSVGPKEILEFGKSGILFEVGDFKALENIFLKLENEKKLIEKLEKKAVSRCEEFNFENVGERLENLFNGILEEER
- a CDS encoding glycosyltransferase; its protein translation is MSNRKKTFVHICEEFEYTWIGKDNGMFPIYAHEVLGYESKIVTSNLKDDLPDEVRGVKIVKVSRWFKKVKNFLPFIIHLKRIPLYYYISKNAKNIDILMLFHITKCSYWRAYFYKKFNPIGKIYIKADFNLEQYRKEIERTEMSPRTLREYLRKNREIKEYSKRKRLVEMADLISYETEEAYEEMKNSYAGISTKGKVLHIPNGYDSKYIDSLFKDREFKNKENLMITVGRLGTYQKNTELLLESLAEIDLKDWKMIFIGGIEKELEPKIEKFYEQYPEKKESVVFKGVIKDKNELYSYYNKAKVFLLSSRWEGFALVFLEALAFGNYIVSTDVGGARDVTENAKIGEIIPGDKESFKKAIQDCVNNKIEFEEKYSETIEKSSEFNMTNLIKKINGFV
- a CDS encoding lipopolysaccharide core heptose(II) kinase RfaY translates to MIRNSECKEFEIYYKDERFKLLAEKVLNKEYEVIEEYKNTERNYVAKIEIDSRFYVLKSPKAETVIPQRRLQTAFKKGEGLTSFINIDAAQKLGIDFFIEPLAVMVKRGVFLKESFILMDYIDGKKIETVEDIDVIMGMVQKIHEKGIYHGDLNTSNFIKTKEGIKIIDSQAKKEKFWHFKRGYDILTMKNDLLTISLGYEVEKKYRVKRDLGYVLGYFIKNFKKLSFVKKIREFKIKLRNKGWKV
- a CDS encoding glycosyltransferase family 9 protein, which encodes MRGFFIRLIGNKNQEEFKPETIQTVYIVGGRMGDIIVKTPMLEALSKLNKNLKIDIEVIKGGEYLVQNIPYINEVLVKNSYLKKSRFKRILDSLKFSLKNRGKYDLYFDFTNNSRFFHILSLKILSPKYLIGIHRLEKFGIRKDELTIFDKYVEVNSDAHAVDINMDFLEPLGLKGESTKYKLYLGQNEEKFKEYFDKNRINIVINHRASTEKRSFNYAELKEILIKLSKIDFKVKLYLASMPNEYEKLKIVVEELDIENIQLLMKTDTIGEFAGIIKYCDLVLSVDTGVVHIASVYDKPLVGVYPFSENSYKLFAPRSSRYEVVRGTKEGYTIEGFSVDEIVEKTRAFIGEMNRL
- a CDS encoding glycosyltransferase, with the protein product MKKKIAIYNGQLYMGGIERVLINYLEKLAKEPELDITLIIKENIPEKNIFLNEVPDNIKVVFIKSEEMCRNTDRLRGYKKSFISRIQYQWALFYERIVMKNWVKEHFKNNKYHTVVDFDMSLSKYVQEVKQDVVAWVHFTLKGRKKKRVKLFREKCEYYKKIVVICDDMKDELIELMPEYTEKVVRIYNPMDFDTIRKKSKDLSELSEDDRKLLDDRYFVGISRLVAGKNRVGLVEIYSELKKRGIKQKLYIIGDGEDRVNVEKRVEELNLQEDVLLLGQKKNPLPFMKNAELFLHTSMGEGLPTVFIEAMLCDTIVLAYDCPTGPREILADGKAGGLIRLNDKKAFEDKVIEILNNEELQQSIRKEMDLKIAEFSYEDIRETLLNLFD
- a CDS encoding glycosyltransferase family 9 protein, with amino-acid sequence MIRKVNRVIQDFLRPIRLEIGKMIWDRKEKKSLELLQGDRVDMKKIKSILFLRYDGKIGDMVINTLLFREVKKVYPDIKIGVVGRGAAKDIIKFNPYVDEIYEYEKGKESSLGKRVRAEGYDVVIDFSEMLRVNQMKLINLCGGKINIGLDKVNWKLFDLSYKKSYDKHITDMYKNILRLLEIENPDLTYDIYSDEVVKNRIDGIVKNIDGDIVILNPYAASKHRSFNREKILEISKRVLKDEKNVLLFIGEPSKKVEIDGIIEKLNSNRVFYPELKGILDVAELISHAKYIVTPDTSIVHIAVAKGIPMTAVYRLDTEDNNSKVWGPNSKIAKQIFSKDVAKTGEEADINKFEVEEIGL
- a CDS encoding IS607 family transposase produces the protein MKYYSTREMVKILNVTGQTLRNWDSNGKLVPHHKTDSGYRYYSEEQVNKFLGINTVKKNRKIIGYCRVSSNKQKDDLERQIDNVKLYMLGRGYQFEIISDIGSGVNYNKKGFNKLVNLITDGEVEKIVILYKDRLLRFGYELVENLCKKYSVEIEVIDNTEKIEQEELVEDLVQIVTVFSCRLQGKRANKAKKIIKELISDDSIEEDKVKTR